Part of the Nicotiana sylvestris chromosome 2, ASM39365v2, whole genome shotgun sequence genome, agccttggcttggcatcggacgagggaacacattGCCATAACCACCATTTTTTACCATGGTGAATTATGGGGATCGCATCGCGGTCCTTGAAGAGACGATTGACACATTACGGCGCAttgtggatacggtgcctgaactaagaaccagccCAGTGTAAAAGATGGACGACCTGGACCACAAAATGCTCCAGGCCTAAGTTGACATAGGGAACATCAGTCGCGACTCTGAAGGGAGACCGGCAAACGGCACCCACAAAGGCAGCCAAAATTTATGGCAAATTtaaggacctccaacaggagcgcaCCGAGGATTTAGCCCATAGGGAACAAGAGGCAAACATGGTGattgccatgcagcaaaccatagacAACTTGACAAGCCAGCttaatgttgtcaatgctgcacTACAAAGCCTATTTTGAGGAGGCAAAAACCAAATCTGGGGTGCTGTGAACCTTGCCCATGTGCCAGAAAACTGAAAATTCCTAAGCCAAAGCCATACAATGGAGgtcgggatgctaaagaagtggagaACTttatcttcgacatcgaacaataatTCAATGTCATGGGAGTTGAAAGAAGCCAAAAAGTAGCAACtactgccatgtatcttcagggtgatgctaaactctggtggcgggtgaaaTATGAAGCCATCAGGGCCGGGGAAGATACTCTCAAaacatgggcagaactgaagACAGCCACACGCCTGTAGTTCTTCCCCGAAAACGTTGAATACAATGCACAaagaaagctacgggagctctACCAGAACAGGTCAGTGCGAGATTACGTGCAAGattctccgcgctcatgctaaacatatgtgatatgggggacaaagacaaactcttcgcatttacagaaggtttgaaacctcatgcccgtatggagctGCAAAGACAAAGGGTAGATACCCTACCCAAGGCAATCCAAGCGGCGAAATGCCTTGGCAATTGTCATATGGAAACTTACAAAGACGGGCCTCAACCGCCTGTCCGAGGAGGATACAACAGGAGCCAGcctagcaatggtggccctagcagaagCGGAGGGGATCAGAGTGCAACCAAACCTAAGACTCCCTCCTCAAGCAGCAACAATGTTGCATCCGTCAACAACAATCAAAGGAGGAAGCCTCCTTCAGAATGCTGTCATTGTGGCGGgtcacattggaacaatgaatgcccacaTACAAAGATGAATGCTCATCAAACTGTTGAGGATGGGTCAGATGACGACTTAGACGAGGCAGAACAagtaggtgccttcaatgcaattgttggctctatccttGATACCTTAGCGGGAACCAGTGCTGGTATCCATCAGAAGGACTCATGCCCAATcgccaagaaagggaaaaagaatgcAGATGAGAGGCCTCCTCCTACACAAGAGAGGACCTTAATGTCCGTCGAAATGAAAGTAAACGGCAAACCCATTCGGGAAATGACAGACACGGGTGCTACCTAtaactacttagcctcgactcaggtggagcgcCTCAGTCTAGTTGTGGAAAAGAGTAGGGGtcgtgtcaaggctatcaactcaccaccccaTCCAGTGAGTGGAATAGCCAAACAAGTGCCAatgaagcttggcccttacgaaggaaGATTCAACCTACGTGTGGCAATCATAGATAACTTCGAATTGATAGTGggattggaattcctgaggcaaaccaacaccatacaGGTACcttatgccaacatgctcctgatgatgggagaaaacggTGCCAAACCCCGCATTATACCATGCAtgcccataaagatggccgctgaaaacatctcggccatgcagccGAAGAAGGGAGTCAAAAGACATGAACCTATGGTTATGGCTACCCTCAACAATAAGAATCACAAATCATATCATCGGCCTCAAACGACTGATGACGCCCCTCAAtgtgtgaagacttgtctagcATGTCAGAAGGACAAGTTGGACCGATCAACACAAACGGGACTCTTGGAGCCACTACCTGTCCTAAAAagaccttgggaaagtgtttccctgaaTTTTTTCACAGGATTACCCAAGGTCGGAGATCTTGCAACTAACTTAGTTGTGATAGATCGGGTTTCCAAGTATGCCACCTTTATAGTAGCCCCACAAAAcatatcagcagaagatacagctcgactcttcttctcccATATtgtcaaatattggggcctgcccaaagacatcGTTAGTGACCGCGattcacgcttcactagcaacttttggacccaactctttagGTGCCTCAGGTCAAAATTAAGTCACAACTCAAGCTTTCATCAACAACCTGATGGACAGATGGAACGGTTCAATGACATGCTAGAGGAATATCTCCGCCACTTTGCAATCGGATCATAGAAGAATTTGGTGAAGCTTCtagatgctgctcaactgtgtttcaattcataacagagctctagtacaaacaaaagcgcttttgaaattgttaccagACAACAACCGCTACTCCCACAAACTGCGAATGCACCAAACATGTTAAAATCTCCTCGAGCTGTTAACTTCTCGAGGGAATGGGAGCGAATTTGGAGATAGTGTGGAGCTATCTTGTCAAATCCCAAGAGCGGGCGAAGAAGTATGTCTATCAAAATCTTCACTTTGTTCAACACCAAAcaggagacaaagtgatggtaaaaatcccaaagcggtacttgtttgcagagaGGACCCATGACTCTCGCCTATTGCAAAAATACATCGGACCCTTATCCATTGAAAGAGCAAAGGGAAAGCCACATACCGAGTGAATACCCCAGCCTAGTGGAAGATCCATCTAGTCTTCCATGTCAGTCGTCTGAAATCTTTTCGGAAAGACATGTAGCATCATTCACAAAGCCAACTCACAAGACCGAGGGGAACAGACCTTCAAGCCTACAAGAGCCTGATCAATCATCACCTTGCAGGTAAGGCTCTGAGGACGTCGCCAACTCACGTGgtggagaatgtcatgggctgctttccggTCATGCCCTATGACCCCTTAGACGTGTCCCATAGCATCCTGGTAAGCCTCCCAGCGCCATGGTCGACCACGTGGTCTCGGCAGCgtcaagtgacaagcgcgcatgtgcctttGTCGTCCCACCGATaactctcgccagcgcccagtggTGGCTGGCAGATGCCAACAGTGTCACACGCACAAACCATGatgatgccaacagcgccgcacACACAGACAATGTCGTGTGCGCAGATCCTGACGCCTCGCCAATGCCCAGCCACAAGCAGATTCCAACAGCGTCGCGCGCACAAACAATGCAGCAcgcgcagaccctgatgccaagtgTCAGCGCCCAGCCACAGGCAGATGCACATAGTGTCGTGCGCGCCGACAGCACCGCGCGCGAAGACCCTGATGCGAAAGACAAGGTTGCTGCCAACGAACCTGTTTCTACCTTGTAAGAAACTAAGtcattttcattgtaaatatagagtagtttcaTTTCATTTACTTTCAGTGTGCCTCTACAGCTTAGTTAGGTCAAGTCATGTAACTTTCGTTTATTTTTTtaaagcattattagggggatcaagcaTTCAAACAAtcaagcaagcaaacaattctctatACTGGTATCTCTCCCCCTCGACATTGCGCAGCCTTCTATAATAGCTTTCattctcaattgctcttgacattggttttcctgTACAACACTGACAATCTCGTCTAGTGTATGGAGGgaacctcagttggcggacaacaactgcactgatatcagttgcttagccttacgtcgatGTTCCAAcaaatctcaggaaggcgccgtgTAACAATACTTATGCTTTTTCTTTATCCAAAACTTGACCTTTGGAGAAAGTGTTCTTACAAGATTTTTTATTCACTTGCTATTATCCTATCCCATGGTAATATCTAGATAATCGTTTTTCTTTACTGCCAAATATAGAATCTTTATAAGTGACGAAATAATAAAGCCTACAAATGATTTACGCACTAGAAAAAgacatttatatttatttttggtCAGAAGACAGACATATCAAGTCACCGCCAAAGTCTGGCGGAGGCCAGTCTCAGAACAAAAAAGTTTGCGAATGAGGAAGAATTCCCATATAAAGGCCTTCGCTTGACGTGGTGCAAGCACAAAGATGTAGATGCTAGCAACTTGTGTCTTTTCCTGTATAAAGATAAAAGTTTCATCAGGCCAGCCATATGGGAATTCAGATGTTTAATTCAGATGCGCAAAATGATCCCACAAAAAAAGAATTGGTTCTCTGAATCTTAATTTTGAGGAACTGGATGTTGTATAGGATGCTGAATTTAGTAACTACTTTAATTGCAGTTCGATTAATATAATACTAAATTGATATTATGTTTGATTGAACAGCTATCCAGTTTGTAGAATTGGAATAGTTCTCTTCAGAAGAATCCAAATAAAGGAAAAGCGATGATAACTCACCCTTATGGAGTGCAACTAGTTGATAAATGTTACTCCATGTAAGAGAGAAATCCTAAGGCTGACCTTGAAGATGTTAATGTTCCCTAACCCAAATTCAGTCGCAGGCCACTAAGTAGAGAACATACTAAGTGCTTAAGAAAGAAGAATGAGAACTTCCCAGACCTAGAGAAATTTCAGTAATTTAAGTGGTTTTACTTCTGTGGATGGCATGAATACCTAGCATGGATAACCAAGTCGATCCTGAGGCAAGAAGAAGTTCACCCAGCTCCTAGTTGAATACTCCATTTGAAAATCGTCGAGTTATTAAAGGCGAAAAGTGTAGACTTAAAGAGCAAAGCACCATTAAAATGTGGTCTTTAGCGAAGAATGACAACTACCCAGACCTAGAGGAATTTCAGCAACTTAGGTAATTGTTGCCAGCATGAGCGGttaattattaaatataaaaaaGAGTAAACTACAAATTGACTGCACTGGGTACACTTGTTTCACTGgcattgaataaaaataaaaatgacaggTGATTCAAGTCAACTTCTTTTGGGCAGACTAGAAACAACTTGCAACACGTACCTCACCATATTTAAAATGGAAGAAGCAGCTATAGTTCAGAGTTAATAAGCTCCTCAACCGAGCCTTTGTACTTTGAAATAAGATCCCTGGAATTAAGCATGAATCACGTCCATCAGAAAAAAGAAGCAAATGCAAATTATACTACTTTCAGTAGAAACATTCAGAAATATAACAAAAAGTATCTCCACCAGGATACAGACCTGCGCTGATTTAGCAATTGTTCGCACTCTGCCTTTTTGCGCTTTTGTCCCTCAACTGTCTGTCAAAAGAACACATGAATGGTCAATTTTTATCCAcattgaagcatcacaatatacaacaGAATTATAATTTCTGGAGTAACTTTGTTCAAGTGATCATCATGTCAAACATAATAAACCACACTTTTCTGTAAAATTCTTTACAACTATAAGTTGCACAAACAGGCCTAATATAAGAGCACCATTAAAAGCAATTATATGGCCAAAGTAAACAAATACAACTCTTACAGTAAATAATATAACATTGTTTTGTGCTTATTTTTCCTTGTGTATGTGTTTGGgctttttttgtgtgtgtttggggggggggggggggggtgatgaTGATATGGAGTGTGTTCAAAACAAGTTTCAACAGCTATCAAAGGATGCACATGAGATACCATTGATCTTGAGCTTATAGACCCTGATATTGAGGTCAACAGCTGCTGGCACTTCTCAAACTGGTTTTTCAATTCAGTAACCTTGTGAAGCAAAAAGTAACTTCGTTAAACTAGAACAAATGGCAAACTAACATGTATGATCAAATTATCAAATAATGCATCAGTTAAAATATGAACAAACCAATGCATCTGAGTGCTGATCTCGGTTTCCATTTTCAATAGCATCAGCTAAATTCTCCACCAACTGTAAGATGACAATTAAAGTTAGAACGAAAGGTCTCACTAAGAAATAAAAATGCCTCGTTACTCCACTGAAATAGCAATCTATAGATAATCCATCGATCATGGTTTTTGCCTAGTACTTGTAGAAGATGGAAGTGAGAGGCAAGTGATTGATGgtgctgttgttgctgttgttgcatctgctgttgctgctgctggatTTGCTGATGTTGTTGCTGAATTTGTTGCTGTTGCATCTGCTGTTGATagcgttgttgttgttgttgttgttgttgttgctgctgctgctgatagAGCTGTTGCGGTTGATTGAACTGTTGCTGCTGAAATTGCTGTTGCTGCAGAAATAATTGGTCTTGATTTGAGGGTGTGGAAGGATTGCTGTGAGTTTGGATGttggggatcattgtccaacttCCTCCTCCAAAGTGGTCCATAGCTAATGGCTGTTTAGCTGGCAAACAAGAACCAGGTGCTACTTTTCGTTCTGAAAATGGATAAACAGAATTTAATATGTCATCAAATGTAATCCTGTAATAAATAAATAGCCAAAACTAGTAAAACATGAACTGGTCTAACGGAATGAATAGCAAAGAGAAATAATTCTAAATAATCTGAAAGGTCACTTCATATGTTTCTTATCATTCCTAAATGACATTTCATCCGCATCTTATTACCAGAATTATTCCTTGCTATCAAAGAGAATAAAACCCTCAAGTGAGACCCCTCAAAGCTGAAGCCAATGCATTGTATTGTAACTAAAAGTAATTATATCCAAGTAACACCTGTCATAACTTCTAAGCAGTTGTATGGTGTGCAAATTGTTATCAAAAGGTAtattaaaaaaagttaaaaaactACAACTGCAAGTATGCCTTAATTCCAAGCAACTCAAAAGGATattttttttgatgaagtaagaGATATTATAaatggcatcaagaagatgcagaaaTATAGATACAAAAGATTTGTTAGCTCCAGTACAAAGAGTCCTATACTAATGTTAAAGAGCTAACAAAGTCCAAAAAATTGTCAGGGGAGTTTACAGGTGTTAAGGTACTCCAACTGTACAAAAGTAAAAGACATTTAGCCTTAAGGAAGTGGTTTGGAATTGCTATTCCATCAAAACATCTCCTATTCCTCTCATTCCAAATACACCAAAAAAATACAGAAAGGGATTAGTTTCCAGATTTTCTTGATGGTTGTACCAACTTTCCAACTATTCCAGTTCAAAAAGGCTTCCTTTAAACTCCCAGGCATTGCCCAGTCCATTCCAAAAAGAGACAAAAACATGTTCCATAGATCTGCTGAAACTGGGCAGTGTAGTAGAAGGTGCCTGGTTGTTTCTTCATTTTGCATGCACATGTGGCATTTGTTTGCCAAGTGGAAAGATCTTCTAGCTAAATTGTCTTGGGTCAAACATGCTTCATAAAGTGCAATCCAACCGAAACAAATCAAAAGGATATATTATCTAATAAAAAGTTCATGACAAAACATAACAAACATACACTATCACCTTCCCCTTTTAGTttgtttctgcatattcaaaaATTGAATTCAAACAGAACAGAATCTCTAATCAAGTCCCTCAAGGATGcaaaaagaatttaaaaaaaattagataGTTAAAAGGAGAAATGACTCAATCTCAAATGCACCTTCTTACTCTTTATCTCTATTTTAGTTCAATAATCAAAAAACGACTATGCCTCAATCCCTAATTAGTTGGGGCCAGCCATACAAATTCTCAGTATCCA contains:
- the LOC104221212 gene encoding mediator of RNA polymerase II transcription subunit 9, producing MDHFGGGSWTMIPNIQTHSNPSTPSNQDQLFLQQQQFQQQQFNQPQQLYQQQQQQQQQQQQQRYQQQMQQQQIQQQHQQIQQQQQQMQQQQQQHHQSLASHFHLLQLVENLADAIENGNRDQHSDALVTELKNQFEKCQQLLTSISGSISSRSMTVEGQKRKKAECEQLLNQRRDLISKYKGSVEELINSEL